The window TGAGGCGAGCGCCGTCCCGGGCCGGCCGAGCCAGCCTTGGCCGTGGCCTGTCCGGGACCGCCCCCGGTGGCTAGGCTTTGGCCGGAACGATTAGCGGGAGGAGCCGACGTGGCGGAGAGCACCACCACCCAGCAGCCCTTTGCCGGCTGGGACAAGCCGGACCTCGACCTCAGCAACGCCGACTGGCAGTCGGGCACACAGGGGGCCGGGGATGTCCAGATCGCCTTCGTCGAGGGATTCATCGCGATGCGCAACGCCGGTAAGCCCGGCAGTCCTTCGCTGATCTTCACCCCGGCCGAGTGGCGGGCCTTCGTGGTGAACGCCCGCGACGGCGAGTTCGACCTCACCTGACGGCGCGGCCCGTGCGCAGCGGACTCAGGGCCACAACAGTTCGTGCGCCCAACCGGAATCCGTGGCACGGTGGTTGAGCCGGGTGTGGTTGCGCTGTTTGTCGCCCTGCCAGAACTCCACGGTCTGTGGCTGCACCGAGTGCAGCGCCCATCCCGGCGGTACGCGATCCGGCTCCCGCTCCACCCAGGCGAGCGACTGACGTACCGCCGCGTCACGCACCGCGAGATCCGTCAGCGGGCTGCTCTGCCGCCCGAGCAGTGCCTCCGCCCTGCCCCCCCGCCCCACGGGCCACGAAGTCCGCGGCGCTCCGCTCGGCACTGTCGGCGACGACGGGCCCGCGCACCCGCACCTGGCGGGCCGACTGCGGCCAGTAGAAGACCGAGTCCCACCTACGCCCCGGGAACCTGATGCCCGTACCCGAGGCACTCGACCGGCTCAATGCCGCGGCCGCGGCTGTCCCGACCGTCCCCCGTCTTGACCGGCCGGACGAATGCGAGCCCCTCGCCTCGCACCACCCGACCGGCGCAGCGCAGTGCGAGGACACCCTGCCCGCCGCCCTGACCCGCGCCGTGATCGGCTTCCTCGCCGGACGGCGCCGCGCTGCGTGCCTGTCACGCCCCACGGCGCGTGTGCTACTTCATCAAGGAGCACCCACGCCAGGAGTGGTGCAAGCCCTCCTGCAGGCAACCGAGCCCGGGTGGCCCGCCACCATGAGTGGCACCGCTTGTCGCACCCGTAGCCGGATGAACCGCCGTAGCGTGGTGATCATGACTGGTGAACGCGACCTGCGAACCCTGCTGAGCGGCATGAAGCCGGTGCTGAACGCCGGCCGGTACGTCTTCACCACGGTGCCCGACGGGGCTGCGCCCACCGGCGTCGCTCCCGTGGTGACGGTCGCCGAGCGCGAGGGGCTGACCCTGGTGCTCCCGGAGGAGGAAGCCGTCGCCGCCGGGCTGGCGTACGACTATGTGGCGGCCTGGATCACCCTGCGCGTCCACTCCGCGCTGGACGCCGTGGGGCTCACCGCCGCCGTCGCGCTCGCTCTCACCGATGCGGGGGTGAGCTGCAATGTGGTGGCCGGCTACCACCACGACCACTTGTTCGTCCCGCACGGACGCGGCACCGAGGCGGTGGACGTCCTGGAGGCGCTGGCCGCGGAGTCGGGCCATGATGCGCCGGACACGCCTTGGCCCGCAGGTCGGCCGT is drawn from Streptomyces sp. NBC_01717 and contains these coding sequences:
- a CDS encoding DUF397 domain-containing protein, with amino-acid sequence MAESTTTQQPFAGWDKPDLDLSNADWQSGTQGAGDVQIAFVEGFIAMRNAGKPGSPSLIFTPAEWRAFVVNARDGEFDLT
- a CDS encoding pyridoxine 5'-phosphate oxidase C-terminal domain-containing protein; amino-acid sequence: MGRGGRAEALLGRQSSPLTDLAVRDAAVRQSLAWVEREPDRVPPGWALHSVQPQTVEFWQGDKQRNHTRLNHRATDSGWAHELLWP